The Mastacembelus armatus chromosome 14, fMasArm1.2, whole genome shotgun sequence genomic interval TTTGATCATAGTGTATTATTTACTGTGgaatgtttttttgctttgcttATGATAAAAATGGTATGACTGATAATGGTATGACAATTTTATAACAAATCATTAAATGATTACTTTTAGCACAGACACTTGGATTTTGTACCATACCTGCGTTTTTCTTCCTGTTACAGGCTTTTTTTTGAAATCTGTTCTTAGAAAACCCTGTATCACTGTACGATCATTTAATGTGTGCTGTTTGAAATCTACTCTCTGTAGTGCTGTGGTTGCAGCATGGATTAAAGCAGTACTCAGACCCTTTAATTacatgaaatacaaaacagcCTAACAATAATCTATTACTATATCTATTGTTATTATTCTAGTTCACAGTGTCACAGTAAAAGCGCTTGCTTTTCCTGTGACTCATATATTCTTAGATATGCCATTGAAGTTTTAACACTCATgcattcattcatcttttttagGACATTAGTGTTTTGCtatgtttttatgaaatattgGATTATTTGACCCCTTAAACAGTGAATTAAAATGTCATCCTGACATCAGCACCTTTGAGGGTGGTGGATGTCAGAAAAAACTTCCTCTGCCTACAActagtaaatgtgtgtgtgtgtgtccactgcACAACAAAAGCACTGGAGAAAACATCACACTGTTGCAATACAAAGTTCCTAAAGGACAAGGCATTGGCATCAGCCGGTGTACCAGGCAGATGATCAGAAAATACTTCGACACTCAACGTGCTGAAGCTGAGAAACCTTCAGTCTGGTCTCCTGACCCCTGCCCTGCATTTTCCTAATCCCTGCCCTCCTTAGCATTTGGGCTCACCAGCTTACAGTTTACGGAGTATACACCAGCCTTCATCTGGCAGATGACCAGTGGCATTCTATCATCTCTGCATGTGCCAAAGAGGAAGTGATCCTAACTCCCTGTAAAAAGAGCACACTAAAGCTGGGGCCTTCCCGAGCCCACACTGCCTCTTGTGATAGACCTTATCTGGGCTGGCAGCCATTTCCCCTCCCTGCGTGCTCTctctgagctcctcctgggCCACGGTCGACACCACCGACAGGTCCCTCCCAGCCTCGTAAGCTCTGCAGGGGCCTGAGATGCTCCTAACTGGTCTCTGGATAGTAGAATTACGCAAGAACTGTGCTTAAGATAGTTTTCACATTGAGCATGTACTTTTCAAAGGCTTATTGATAATACCACAAATTATTCTGGTAGAACAGAAAAATACCGCTTCACTATTTATACACAGAAATACAGGAGAATAAATATAATCCATTAAACTACAATATATCCTGTTTATAGAggaattttttttgtaaatctaaaatcacaaaaaaagtaacattttaCCTTCAGTTTCATTTACCTTGAGTTTCTGCTTCTCGCTTCAGCTACAGCTATGTAACATATAGAGTTATGttactataaataaaacattcatagTCTCAGAATCTCTATTCAATGACTGTTTGTTCATTCATGACaaagcaaagtgaaaacaaTGACTACAAATGTATAGTTACATCTGAACTTagctttgcttttttcttttctctaacATTAATGATGCACCGACCCCAAAGTTGGAAACCAGTGGACACATCTAGTTAAAGCAGTTGAGCTAGCTCCACATTGAGAagctacaacagtaaaatgctatTTCAACACTGATGCATCAGTATTAAATAGGTTAATACAGGGTATAACAACATTTGAGTCTTTTATTGCAGAATGAGTGTTTGTGCTGTTGATATGTATCTACAACCTGCTGCATGTTGCAGCTTAACTCACACTGGAGAATTGTACATtgttgtatgtgtatttttttagaTGAGTTTAAGAATCGGAGCTCTTCTTCCAGAGCCAATGTACATACCATACACCTACACATGGCAACACTGAGCATGCCCTCATTtgtgaaaggaaatgaaatCCTCAAATATGACGAGCAGCTCTCAGTTCTGTAGCTGATTTCTAGTCTGTGAAAGAGAGGAAGTTTTGTCAGCCTTATgaaacacgcacacacgccAGTTTGAAAATGTGTGGCCTCCTGTTGATAATGTCCCCCCCTCCCATATAAAACACATCCTCTTACTTCCCTATCACCACTTTATccctgcagacagagcacatttCAACACTGGGTTGAAGAAACCTCctcttggtttttgtttttttaaacagcaggcAGCCAAGACGGTGTAAACCTTTTGTCAGCACCTTGTTTTCTGATTAGATTCTTTCCCTTTAGCTTAAAGCCGTGACATATCCAAATAAGGACAAAAGCCATGCTGTGGTTATGAGCACCAATGAGGCCGTGGCAAGCAGGCCGCTCTGTGTCCCcgtgtgtgtgaaaatgaaaggcGTGCTTCGCTCAGACGCTGGTACGACAGCTCTGATGTGCAGGGGAGAGGGCATGGGAGGAGCCGAAAGCCTTCCTGACAACGCCTGTGGTCGTGGATGTCTTGCAGCATTGAGCCgagtttttggttttgtttttagtttgcaGCGCTCATGAAATGACTGCAGCCACATGTGGTGGGCTGAGGACAGAGGTGCAAGTCACATaggaaaaaaagtgatttttcaaaaaatgcACTTGAGCGTGGGTTTGTGTCTCATTACAAAGAGCAAAACTGGGCTTAAAAAGCTCAAACTGAACAGGTCAGAGTTGCTGCACACCTTTACAACAACTCAGTGGTTCACTGAGGTAAAAACCCACATGGAGGCGTACAGACTAATGTTTGTGgtttatttctcatttcattatCAACTGTCTTCAACCTCTGAAGGCAGATTCTCAGTTCAAAAAGTCTCTGTTCCGCTTGTGAtggaaaaaatgacaaacacttAACATTTgatatgcatgtttttaaatcagttttagaGGAGGGGAAATATGAGGCTAACTGTATCAAAGTTCATTTCAAAAGGAAAGAGACATTATTGGTGCTGGCGTGTAAGAAATTTCACATCACATGGCTTCCTTAGAGTAGAATGAGGATTATGTGGTTGCATGGGAGGAATTTCTTAAAATCCATGTTTTCCTGTTCAGTTTCTTCTTCCAACTTTCACACTGATTCATCAGGACATcatttataatattaataatacacTTTAGTCCTGCAGCATGATTAAACAAATGTATAAGGTCCTCAGTATGACCAAAGATTTGTTTTCAGTAAACATGATGTGTCAGAAGTAAGAAATGGGATGAGTGGAGGAATGGAGCgagagaaagaaatgtaaaaaatggaCTAAAGTGAAATAAACCTGGAGTCAAAAAAAGGGCTCACAGTTAGTGTCTTTAGTTCAGCTGGTGTTTGGTTATTGACGCTGACCTGATTGTGGCAGCAGaaagataataaaagaaaagaaagaagtttTGCTGCTAATCTTAAATGTCTGTCTAGTTAAATTAGTATATTTGAGAAACGTATTtattctgtgtgtctgtgataaTGAAATCAGTGACAGAACCTCATAACATTTACAAACCAACTTAGTATTTTTATGAGCTAGTTTCCTAAAACACATCTATCTGCAAGTGCTTACACATATGATTACTCAAGTACTGCACATGAGTACACTTTGAAGACAAATGTACTGcagtattttcatttcctttggatttatacttttatttcacCACATTTAATGAGTAAAGCTTGGCATCCAAAACAGTCAATGtcaaaatatcattaaaaatcTGCTTACATATTAatgcatcagaaaaaaaaataatataaatatatatatgtaccaTGGCTTCTGTATAAtgagtatttttacttttgaaattTTGGTTGCATGATTTACACTTGTATCTAAATATGTTTATCATGTAGTATTAATACTTGTACTTAAGTAGAGAAGTGGAATACGCTCTTGTTCTACTATCATTTAGTACACATACAATTTCAGTGAACAGGACTAAGAGTCCTCACACATTTGTGTAACCTGCTCCTAATAAAACCCAGGTTACAGTTTAACGGCCCGTATAGGGCCATGTGACCAGTCTACACATCCTGCAGTGTAGCAGCACTTACAGAGAATATAGTGTGAGACACAACTATAGTATTTACAGCTTTGAATTTCACTGGCGTTTTTGTTTGATGTATAATCTACTTTgaaaatatgtgcatgtttcTTTATGTTGCATTAGATAATAAATGCTTGTCATTAAGACCAGATGCATAAAATACCTTCCTCATATATCagcattattttaaaaaatagtttgaCACCCCTGTCATTGTTTAAATAATATGTTATGTtaaattttaacattatttacaCAATGACATTTGTTGCACATCATTTCAGCTGTCTCATCTCTAGTGAGCAGTTTTGCTGTGCATGTGAAACAGGGACAACTGTCCTGTATATATCACAGCACTGCTAGCAGTAAGTGTATacttatttctctttattttattatattagtgCCCACTCAGTTGGGACCTGGTAGTGTGATAGATGATCCTAAGGTAAAGCTTCACTCCACTAAATCATATCTGCAGCTCTTTATTCAGAGTTTGGCTTGATTAACTGTGACTTTGCAACAAAATATCAGCACCAGATCAAATAGCAACTACCTGCATCTATTTAGGCAACAGCAAGAGCTTCCTGTGCTCACTTACAGAGATTTAGAGTCCTCAGTGTGGATGACCCCAATCCATCAGGTTACAGTCTAATCAGACAATGTGTGACCCTCTGGCAATAAATGAATGTTGTATCTTCCAAAATAGTAAAATAGGCCAACAGACACAGGTctacacagcagcacaggatGATAACCCAGAAACCTGTTATATTTTACAGGCTGATGGAGAATGAAACAGAGGCCAAAGCAggtactgtaaatgaaaaccacaTTTCAATCACATTCACTTTAATTGGAGACGCATTTTAGAAAGTGGGTGAGAATATATTTACACCACTAATAACATGGCTTAAAGTTCCCCCTGCTATCAGCCTATGGTACTGCATGTAACTCTGGTACTCAGTAAAAGGCTCCATCATGTGGCCCAAATTAATATGTACAGAAATGTCTTATTCAAACTAGAAATGGAAGCAGACTTTACTGATTAGGtctccatctctgttttttcaaaaaacagTTGCTGGTGGAGTATTGAGTCTGCTGTGATTTCACAGTAAGGACAGTAAAAGTGATGAAGTAAACACTAAATTTGACACTTGTCCCTGTTAAATTCAATATCCACAGTGGTGAAATCCAAGTGAAATCAAACCAGTTCTGAATAACTGCAATGTCATGATGTGTAGACGCTACACAGCCCACTGTGGCTCTGTCTCCCTTTAATAACAATAGATGGCtcagtcctgcagctctgaACACGCATTACTGGGtatatgttttgatttttatcatTGTTAACAAAGGGAAGCATCAGCTGACTGAATTACAAAGTTGAAAAACAGATGGGATAGAGGGTTTACTCCCCTCAGAAGAGACCACAGCTCCTGCTGGTGGAAAAACAGCTAAACTTAAAGTCAAAGCTGATGCCAGGCCAGACACCTGTAAACAGATTGGTTAGGATTTTTAATTGACTTTGTCTTGGGGGAGGGGGATCATTGAGGAAGATGTGATTGTCTGTACAAACAATAGATCCAATAGTTGATGAGGTGTTTCACTTTGGACCAGTGTGGACCAGGAAACATTGACATCATTAAAACCATTCATTTGTAAATGAAGTTTGGGCTTCAGCCTGAGTGCTGAGGTTAATCATAGTCTGTCGCTCAGGGACTCTGAATGCTGTGTTATTCTACAGTCTGTGTACCAAACAAACCCTACATCCTCCAGAGAATTCATCACTGACTTTTTTATAATTCAGGGcatcatattatttttttttgccaggCGTATTGTTCTGGGCAACAGCTACTGTGCTGTTTTCAATTCTGACACTGGGACAGGCTTGATCATATCTGACTCCCAGTGGCAGTTCATAGCCTTTTGAGCATTAAACTTGAATTAGCAAATCTCACTGTTTACACCTTAAAGAAGCATGAAAATCCAAAATAAACCACATTTTAATTGAAACACTTTTCttagaaaacagacatttatttttcatcagttgTTTAAAGAAATATCCACTTTCTCTCACATAAAATGCTAGGATTtctaatcacacacacaaaaaaaaaaactggacaaatacaggaCAGTTCACTAAGACATCACACATTTAGTCCCACCATTGTTATTTCTGCTTTGGAGTTGGTGCTGCAGTAATATACTCATATGGTCTTAGCTAATCTGACGACATAAACTGGAAGGCATCAGGTTTATGTCTTCACTGCTGTATCTCTGGATTTGTAGATCACTCCTCTGCTTTTCAATTCTCTCACCACACCTGAAAAAGATGATGGGAACAGAAAGTCAGTCAAACGTAGAATGTGACGTGCTTTATACTGAGACAGTACAGTTAGAAACAGCGTACCTGGGGGCAGTCTGCCTGTCACTGACACTGCATAGACACCTGGCTTGAAGTTGCCTGTAGGATGGAGTACAGAATAATCACAGCTGTCAGAGCTCACTTGTTAATTGAAGCCGCTCATGACTTGAGACAATATTTCAATAAACGCAGTGTGGTCGTGATTCAGGCTGGACTGTGTGCCTCTTAGCGTCCTTACCAATCCTCTGCCATTTAGCGACCCAACTGTCCTCGGGACTCATCATGGCTACCACCCTGTGGACATTATGGACAACATTCAGAAAACACaatatgtgacatttcagtgGTAAATCTGTGGGCAGCAATCAGTGTTTACCCATCAAACGAGGAACTTGTACATTCATAGACCATCTCTCGGTTCCCCTTCATCTGAAGGTACGACTCGCAGTTGTCACAGCCGTCATATTCAAACTGGTCAATAGTCTGGAGATGAAA includes:
- the supt4h1 gene encoding transcription elongation factor SPT4, which encodes MALETVPKDLRHLRACLLCSLVKTIDQFEYDGCDNCESYLQMKGNREMVYECTSSSFDGVVAMMSPEDSWVAKWQRIGNFKPGVYAVSVTGRLPPGVVRELKSRGVIYKSRDTAVKT